A section of the Naumovozyma dairenensis CBS 421 chromosome 5, complete genome genome encodes:
- the SUV3 gene encoding ATP-dependent RNA helicase SUV3 (similar to Saccharomyces cerevisiae SUV3 (YPL029W); ancestral locus Anc_8.480), translating into MLKWCYPSKVEWNHCHKKVRIKSIQFRRTFIHSRTRNNNNYASNTRAQSVNNNGIFTNKNWLIRKPQFKNIPKIERNDFIERFQFEINPKKYNNVYTKDLEFKKNLDMAMNQVFHNKMKSFDKNESQLKRLVWNKLRDYIYAQLQQKDLDKSISQYKPILSQMIQPCNPEHLICQLAKCNSFASNTWAKILGKTDEQRTITTCDKYYYLLSKTFDYIYGQEIIPTCYEDDTIDPNPYLNAEVNISDPAEWFVEARKMKRHIIMHLGPTNSGKTYKALQKLKTSESGYYAGPLRLLAREVYDTFKSQGIRCNLLTGEEIIKDLDSMGNSAKLTSGTVEMIPLNKKFDVIVLDEIQMMNDEDRGWAWTNALLGVQAREVHLCGEKSALPLISKIIKLTGDRLTINEYERLGELKVESEVLKRGLYSLRKGDCIVAFSKKKILDLKLQIEAKTNLKVAVIYGSLPPETRVQQAQLFNEGECHVLVASDAIGMGLNLSIDRIIFTTDLKYNGKELMKLTNSNIKQIGGRAGRFKFEGNGPAIGSISSLHTEVLDSVKEGIEAPIEYLKKAVIWPTDKICEQLMIRFPPGTKVGVLLQTLSDQLEAGSNKLFKVSGLDNKFNVIKLFEDMEDIPFLDKLKLSNAPVKNLPMVQEAFSQFCLTISKKETRTLLSYPFPFYILQYKNITNDDYGLERYEALYNIIMLFFWLSNRYPNYFVDLESATDLKHFCEMMIFEKLNRLSKNPYIRKFPSIRNSKNPKMVKNRR; encoded by the coding sequence atgttAAAATGGTGCTATCCTTCGAAGGTAGAATGGAATCACTGCCATAAAAAAGTACGAATTAAATCCATTCAATTCCGAAGGACTTTCATACATTCTAGGACgagaaataataataattacgCTAGTAATACAAGAGCTCAAAgtgttaataataatggtataTTTACTAATAAGAATTGGTTAATTCGAAAACCACAATTTAAAAACATACCAAAGAtagaaagaaatgattTCATCGAACGATTccaatttgaaatcaatcCCAAGAAATATAACAACGTTTATACTAAAGATCTAGAATTTAAAAAGAATTTGGATATGGCCATGAATCAAGTATTCcataataaaatgaaatcattcGATAAGAACGAAtctcaattgaaaagactTGTTTGGAACAAACTTCGAGATTACATCTACGCACAGTTACAACAGAAAGATTTGGATAAATCGATATCACAATATAAACCAATTTTATCTCAAATGATACAACCATGCAATCCCGAGCATCTTATATGTCAACTTGCTAAATGTAATAGTTTTGCTTCTAATACGTGGGCCAAAATACTGGGAAAAACTGATGAACAGAGGACTATTACAACTTGTgacaaatattattatctattaAGCAAAACATTTGATTATATCTACGGACAAGAAATCATACCGACATGTTACGAAGATGATACAATTGATCCAAATCCATATTTAAATGCAGAGGTAAATATATCAGACCCAGCTGAATGGTTCGTAGAAGCCAGGAAGATGAAAAGACATATTATTATGCATTTGGGACCTACTAATTCAGGAAAGACATATAAGGCGTTACAAAAGTTGAAAACATCTGAAAGTGGATATTATGCTGGCCCTTTGAGATTGTTAGCTAGAGAAGTGTATGATACTTTTAAATCCCAAGGGATTAGATGTAATTTATTGACTGGCgaggaaattattaaagatttagatTCCATGGGGAACTCAGCCAAATTAACTTCTGGAACTGTGGAAATGATTcctttgaataaaaaatttgatgttATCGTGCTAGatgaaattcaaatgatgaatGATGAAGACAGAGGTTGGGCCTGGACAAATGCGTTGTTGGGCGTCCAGGCTCGTGAAGTCCATTTATGTGGTGAGAAAAGTGCCTTACCCTTGATAtctaaaattattaaattgacGGGTGATAGACTGACTATTAATGAGTATGAAAGGTTAGGCGAATTAAAAGTTGAATCAGAAGTTTTAAAAAGAGGGCTTTACAGTCTTCGTAAAGGTGATTGTATAGTAGCATTCtctaagaagaaaattttagaTCTAAAGTTACAAATTGAAGCCAAGACTAACTTAAAAGTTGCAGTTATTTATGGTTCCTTGCCTCCAGAAACGAGAGTTCAACAGGCtcaattatttaatgaagGAGAATGTCATGTCTTGGTTGCATCAGATGCTATTGGAATGGGACTAAACCTTTCTATTGATAGAATTATTTTCACCACTGACTTGAAATATAATGGAAAAGAACTGATGAAGTTAACgaattcaaatattaaacAAATCGGAGGGAGAGCTGGGAGATTTAAGTTCGAAGGTAATGGGCCTGCTATAGGTTCGATTTCCAGCTTGCATACCGAGGTATTGGATTCAGTAAAGGAAGGTATTGAAGCACCAATAGAATATCTAAAGAAAGCTGTCATATGGCCTACTGATAAGATATGTGAACAATTAATGATTAGATTTCCACCAGGAACAAAAGTCGGGGTATTATTACAAACGTTATCAGATCAATTGGAAGCAGGGTCTaacaaattattcaaagttTCTGGTCtggataataaatttaatgtGATAAAACTGTTTGAAGATATGGAAGATATTCCTTTtttagataaattaaaattgagCAATGCACCTGTTAAAAACCTACCGATGGTACAAGAGGCATTTTCACAATTTTGTTTGACTATTTCCAAGAAGGAAACAAGAACTTTGCTATCGTATCCATTCCCATTCTATATATTGCAATACAAAAATATCACTAACGATGACTATGGATTAGAACGATATGAGGcattatataatatcatcatgttatttttttggttaAGCAATAGATACccaaattattttgttgatttAGAATCTGCCACTGATCTGAAACATTTTTGtgaaatgatgatattcGAGAAACTTAATAGATTAAGCAAGAATCCATACATTAGAAAGTTTCCTTCTATTCGTAACTCAAAAAACCCTAAAATGGTTAAGAATCGTCGTTAG
- the ERG10 gene encoding acetyl-CoA C-acetyltransferase (similar to Saccharomyces cerevisiae ERG10 (YPL028W); ancestral locus Anc_8.479), which yields MSNNVYIVSAKRTPIGSFQGTLSSKTAIDLGATAVKAVMDEVPQLNPESDYDEIIFGNVLSANLGQAPARQVALAAGLKNTIIATTVNKVCASAMKAIILGAQSIKCGTADVVVAGGCESMTNTPYYMPAARSGARFGETVLVDGVQRDGLNDAYDGLAMGVHAEKCASDWNISREEQDNFAIDSYQKAQAAENDGKFKNEIAPVIIKGFRGKPDMEVVKDEEPGKLNINKLKSARTVFQKENGTVTAPNASPINDGGAAVILVSERKLNELGLKPLAVIRGWGEAAHEPANFTWAPSLAVPKALKHAGIEDINSIDFFEFNEAFSVVGLANTKILKLDPSKVNVYGGAVAIGHPLGCSGARIVVTLLSILNQEKGRLGVAAICNGGGGASSIVIERL from the coding sequence ATGTCTAACAACGTATACATCGTATCAGCCAAAAGAACTCCGATTGGTTCATTCCAAGGGACATTATCATCCAAGACTGCCATTGATTTGGGTGCCACTGCTGTCAAGGCAGTCATGGATGAAGTCCCACAATTGAATCCAGAATCAGACTACGATGAAATCATATTCGGTAATGTATTGTCTGCCAATTTGGGTCAAGCTCCGGCTAGACAAGTTGCTTTAGCTGCTGGGTTGAAAAACACTATCATTGCTACTACGGTGAATAAAGTTTGTGCTTCCGCTATGAAGGCGATCATCTTGGGGGCTCAAAGTATTAAATGTGGTACTGCTGATGTTGTAGTCGCTGGTGGATGTGAATCTATGACTAATACACCTTATTATATGCCTGCGGCTAGAAGTGGTGCTAGATTTGGGGAAACTGTTCTGGTGGATGGTGTTCAAAGGGATGGTCTTAATGATGCTTATGATGGGTTAGCTATGGGTGTTCATGCTGAGAAATGTGCAAGTGATTGGAATATTTCTAGAGAGGAGCAAGATAATTTTGCCATTGATTCTTATCAAAAGGCTCAGGCTGCTGAAAATGATGGGAAATTTAAGAATGAAATAGCTCCTGTAATAATTAAGGGGTTTAGAGGTAAACCTGATATGGAAGTTGTCAAAGATGAAGAACCCGgtaaattgaatattaataaattaaagagTGCAAGAACTGTTTTCCAAAAGGAAAATGGTACTGTTACTGCACCAAATGCATCTCCAATTAACGATGGTGGTGCTGCGGTCATCTTAGTGtctgaaagaaaattaaatgaattagGTTTAAAACCATTAGCTGTGATAAGAGGTTGGGGTGAAGCAGCTCATGAACCAGCCAATTTCACTTGGGCTCCATCTTTAGCTGTACCAAAGGCATTAAAACATGCTGgtattgaagatattaattctattgatttttttgaatttaatgaagCATTTTCTGTTGTTGGATTAGCTAATACtaagattttgaaattagatCCATCCAAAGTGAATGTATATGGTGGTGCTGTTGCCATTGGTCATCCATTAGGTTGTTCTGGTGCAAGGATTGTTGttacattattatctatCTTAAATCAAGAAAAGGGGAGACTGGGTGTTGCTGCTATTTGTaatggtggtggtggtgcCTCTTCAATTGTCATTGAAAGACTATGA
- the SKS1 gene encoding putative serine/threonine protein kinase SKS1 (similar to Saccharomyces cerevisiae VHS1 (YDR247W) and SKS1 (YPL026C); ancestral locus Anc_8.477), with translation MLTNCQINNLVLRSQVGSGAFGLVFHAIDIVSQQEYAIKAVLKTSPNDSNNSTNDEKKQIKKSTILQDKLYHYFKEHQNRIYLPSVDLESIKNLTEQQLYCIPHYKEINFHLKVHDHANIVTIHQILESQIATFIVMDYYPIDLFSSIVEHKHFSNDGLLVKKVFLQLCSALNYCHQQNIYHCDIKPENILLDRFDNIHLCDFGLATYSSYLAPNTCVGSSYYMAPERVFCNGNGNGNNNDNNGICNDQNVCSSFPTISGDIWSLGIILINLTCIRNPWLKAHQLEDNTYHHFAKDNTILQKILPISNEFFQLLSNILKINPFERLTINSLIQNVENLASFTVDGPLSSVPQLIPIYDNNNYYNINAVTQPNNNNSLSLNELINDYADDPNEENNRKWKHIQLIFRRYTISIRS, from the coding sequence ATGTTGACTAATTGTCAGATCAATAATCTTGTTCTGAGATCACAAGTCGGTTCTGGCGCCTTTGGTTTAGTTTTCCATGCTATAGATATCGTGTCACAACAGGAATACGCTATAAAAGCTGTATTAAAGACTTCGCCGAATGACTCGAACAATTCAACTAATGacgaaaagaaacaaattaaGAAAAGCACAATATTACAAGATAAATTATATCACTATTTTAAAGAACATCaaaatagaatatatttgCCATCCGTTGATTTAGAATCAATAAAAAACTTGACTGAACAACAATTATATTGCATACCGCATTATAAGGAAATTAATTTCCATTTAAAAGTTCATGATCATGCTAATATAGTTACCATCCACCAAATCTTAGAATCTCAAATTGCTACCTTTATAGTAATGGATTATTACCCCATCGATTTATTCTCTTCAATAGTAGAACATAAACATTTCTCAAATGATGGTTTGTTAGTTAAGAAAGTCTTTTTACAACTTTGTTCAGCTTTAAATTATTGTCATCAACAAAACATCTATCATTGTGATATCAAGCCAGAAAATATACTATTAGATAGATTCGATAATATTCATCTTTGTGATTTCGGGTTGGCTACTTATTCTTCATATTTAGCTCCAAATACATGTGTGGGTAGTTCTTACTACATGGCTCCAGAAAGAGTATTCTGTAATGGTAATGGTAATGGTAATAACAACGATAATAACGGCATTTGTAATGACCAAAATGTTTGTTCTAGTTTCCCAACTATTTCAGGAGATATTTGGTCATTAGGTATAATATTGATCAATTTAACATGTATAAGAAATCCATGGTTGAAAGCTCATCAATTGGAAGATAACACATATCATCATTTCGCTAAAGATAATAcaatattacaaaaaatattaccaatctctaatgaatttttccaattactatctaatattttaaagataaatccatttgaaagattaaCTATCAATAGTTTGATTCAAAACGTGGAGAATTTGGCATCATTTACCGTCGATGGTCCATTATCTTCTGTGCCACAACTAATACCAATCTATGATAACaacaattattataatatcaATGCTGTTACTCAAccaaataacaataactCGTTATCTTTGAATGAACTCATCAACGATTACGCAGATGACccaaatgaagaaaataatagaaaatgGAAGCATATTCAGCTCATCTTTAGAAGATACACCATATCAATCCGAAGTTGA
- the RMI1 gene encoding Rmi1p (similar to Saccharomyces cerevisiae RMI1 (YPL024W); ancestral locus Anc_8.475) gives MSLPTSIISQDITGTFDLPTNISSLGSREQLIIRAYQNEPWFPNESTTAILEKKLCKVNRELLFQILMVENISKSKLAQVDDIKVKLDPKNQKVDRLRSGQLKAPPTYKVVTQVDVDADDNIDRTGIDNIASTNNYNNNNNNNNNSNNSTTKAVFKLTLQSKNGDIFFAINSTPLPWISCMLGSKIVIKPGTIFNKGVFIISDTKVVFLGGINRVWNENRDHKMSAYLEAKLDREKETSKGNKQQNKRKRKAPGS, from the coding sequence ATGTCCCTCCCAACATCCATCATTTCACAAGATATCACAGGAACATTTGATCTCCCGACAAACATATCCTCCTTAGGATCGCGAGAACAATTGATCATCAGAGCATATCAAAATGAACCATGGTTCCCTAATGAATCTACTACAGCAATCCtagaaaagaaactttGTAAAGTTAATAGGGAATTACTCTTCCAAATTTTAATGGtggaaaatatatcaaaatcaaaattggCTCAAGTGGATGATATTAAAGTGAAATTAGACCCTAAGAATCAGAAAGTTGATAGACTCCGATCGGGGCAACTGAAGGCCCCTCCTACATATAAAGTTGTCACACAAGTTGATGTAGATGCAGATGATAATATAGATAGAACTGGGATTGACAATATTGCAAGTACCAAtaattacaacaacaacaacaataataataataatagtaataatagtacTACGAAAGCAGTGTTTAAATTAACGTTACAATCCAAGAATGgagatatatttttcgCGATAAATTCTACTCCATTACCATGGATATCTTGTATGTTAGGCTCTAAAATAGTTATTAAACCTGgaacaatttttaataaagGTGTCTTCATTATAAGTGATACCAAAGTCGTCTTCTTGGGGGGTATTAATAGAGTGTGGAATGAGAATAGGGACCACAAAATGTCTGCATACCTAGAAGCTAAGTTAGATCGCGAAAAAGAAACTTCCAAAGGCAATAAACAACAGAACAAAAGGAAGAGAAAGGCTCCTGGTAGTTGA